The DNA region ATGGGCAAATCAGTCACATCATATGGTGTCGGATGTGACAACCGTATCACTTAATCGCACGCACTATAATAAGAGCCACAATTTTGATATGGCCAGATCACCCCCATTCCTCCTCTCTTTaatgtgttttgtttcattcttttaatacttttaaaaataaaattgaaatcatcCCTCTCTGAATTTCTccccaattatatatattaaaaagaaaaaaaagagttttttccCCTATTTATTTAGATGAAAGATATATGGAGGTATATGGAGGTCCTTAAAGTTCCTTCTCTATTACGcaacttcatatttttttctcacattTGTCTACAAGAAATTAAGGTTCACGCACTTATCGCAATTTTACCAGGAAACGATATCAAAGTGATCTCTCTGATTCATAAACAACTTAGAAACCCAGTTCAAGAATTGTTCTCACTCTAATAAGTCCAATTCCTCCTAATCTATAAAACTCTATACAATCTCTCCTAAGTACTCGCAGCTTACCAAACATAATTTCAGCTGGTGGCAAACGACTGATTTGTTGCGCGAACTCAGGTTGGAGTTCAAAAATGGTCATTTTAGCAATCGAAAAGACTTCAATGGTCTTGTTTAGTTGCTAGGCGTTTTTGGAGTTCTGTATCTCTATTTCTGGTGTGAAAAGCAATTAGAGGAACCAAGTCTACATCGGATCTGTCTGTTTTTATCACTGCATCCTATCACAACCCCATGTTGTCTGTCAGATTCAAGCAAAATGTTTTCAGAAAACTGAACGATAAACAATTGTTGATATCTCCAGTAGACCAAAGTGGAAACTTACTTACCGTGAATCTTTGTGCTATTCCATTATTGATACTCAATCTTTGGTAGGTTCTTCGTCGTTCTTCTTGAAAAATATGCAAACATGACAGTTTCAATACAAGACCAAGATAGAAAGCAAAGGAAGCATATTCGATCAGCTGTTTTGTCATATATGCGAGTGATGCAGCAAAACGACCTACCTTCAATACAGATTTAGCTTCAGAATCAAATGTTCTGCAAAGTATCTCATACTTCGCCGAGAAAGTCTGCAGTAACAAAAAGTTGTACTAGTTATTTTCATGAATGTCTTATCTAAAGATAATGAAAAGCAAGACTACTGATTCTGTACCGGAAGATTAGCTTTCGATGGTGAAATGCTTGATACTCTGTATCTGTATCAAAAACGAATGAGAATTTAGATGTTTGGAAGAGATAAGTAAAGACTCAAGGAAACAAATTACTGACTATagcaaaaaattgaaatattaggAACCCATTAACACTTCCAGAAAATCTCATTTGAGTTGCTACATGCAATAAGATCATCTTCCAAAAGGTTACATCTTACCCTAGCTTGCTCATGTAGAAACTCATTGCCAATGCATTGGATGTTAGAACAGTTAGCACGATAGCACTCATCCGATTctgagaagaacaagaaaaaaaaaacacaatctatACCATCAGCAAGCTCTATGAATCTGAAAACGAAAGCTAGTGCCTTCAATACTGAAAAAAAAGGGGAATATGAGAGGCCAATTTTGGAATCAACCTTAGAAGCAATGCGCTCAATCAACTGCATTAAAAAATCTCCTAGTCCTTTTCCTTGAACCCGGGATTCAAGCTGTATTTCATACACATAAAGGACAGGTATCTCTTCCTCTAAAGTAAACCGGTAATGCACAAATCCAGCTATCTGATTACACCCTTGCATGCAAGTTCTCCGAGTAGATGTCTCATATTCTTTACCATAACGCATCTCAAGCACAAATATATAATGTGCGTCTGCAGAAGACATCTCCTTACGCTTCACCTTTGCTTGTATTGGCCAATCAGACCCATAGAACCCTTCCATGTTCGTCTGTGAAATTACAAACATCATGcacaaacaataaattaacaCGAAACTCCTAAAGAGTATATGTTCAGAACATTTTAATCCTGcttcattctcctttttaccttCAAGAGATTTCGAATGTACTGCTTCACAGATGAGGGAAGTCTATCTCCACGGCCAGATTCCAGGTACACAGATAAATCTACAAGTTGTAAAAACCACACAAACACAGAGTTATCTCCATGTCAAGAGACTCTTTCTgtgaatttaaaccaaaccaagTATAATCCCTGAAAACAACTTATAAGCAAAAATTAGAGCACACTTGATCATAAATAACCAAAGTCTGCATGAGAAAGGATTCATAACTTAATCTAAAACCATGTTATCTATGTTAAACAGAACGAATTCAAACTTACACTGTATCTACCtcattattatgttttataatcatcaacaattgtAATACCTTAAAAGAGTTTAACTGGCGGAAATCAAATTGAGCagcagcaaaaacaaaaaaattaccattGTTTTGGTAACGGCGGAAAGAATCAAACGGAGAAAGAGGATCGACAATGGAAGAAGCTTTTTTGATAAGGTCATgaatcgttttcttcttctccaaaatctGCACAAGAATGATCGAAACATGTAAAATTTCGAATGCTATGAAACCATAAACTTTAATtccgagatttttttttttacctttcgCCGTTTCTTCAAATCCATTGCTCGCCTTCTCCTCACCGATGATCTctcctctgtctctctctctcgttccttCTCCCCGTCTGAAATGATTCGGTAGGAGCCGGATCCATCAAACGGGTTTCGACCCGAGACATATCCGACAATAAATTTATATGTGATGTCAGCCCAAAGGTTTTGTTTGTTCATCAAGTTTAAGTAGAGAAGCCCAACTTCTTTTTATAAGCTATAAAGGGCTCTTGTTCggtttattttaattaagaagATCAATTTGTTCAAGTTTGATTAACACGAGAACAAGTTGGTGAAAGAACTATGTTGGAtaatcaaaattgaattttaattgattttcaatttgataatttgtaCACATAGATTCTAAACGCAACTACAAGTATCGAACAAAACGTTTGAAGTTCTCTCTCTGGCACAAAAGGTGAATTTAGGTGTGAGGAGCTTTTCTCTTCTTATCAGAGACAGATGAAGCTTCATCAAGTTTTGACTGACCAAAAACTGACCTGCAAAATTCCAATAAGTTGATGgatttcagaaacaaaaacagctTGATAGAATTGTTATACTGAAGGAAGAACAAGATGGGTTAAATCTCTTACCCGCACGTTGAGCATTTCTTGTGATGCTCACAGAAAATGGACAGACACACTGAACATATGTAGCCCATATCGATAGTCTTCTTGTGGCAGAAACACCTGCAAGTTTTGTACTTAGAACCATCAGTTATACATATGCAGCGGAAACCATATTAAGTGAAGAGACGGTGATTTGATCACTTACGATGCTCGAAAATCAACACCTATGGGTTTAGGAAGTTGTACAAAACCGCGGGAGTGCAAATCAGTTGCAAAGATTGTCTTGttgagcaaaacaaaacaaacaaaagttagtTAGCACACCATTAAGTTCGCTAAATGAAACGAGTCATTAGGACTTGAGTTGAAAGCATACCGTTAGATACTGAAACAGCCCATCCAACTGTTTAGGTGTGTGATGTACACCACCGGTTATATAAGATGCCTACAGATACGCCAGGTAGTAAAAAAAACTGACGCATATGTTGAGCTTGAGAAGTTGAAGATAGGGTTAATTACCTGCTGCAAAAACGCTGAGTTTTGTACACCTATGTAACATGAATCTATGGGAACCTAAAGAACCAATGATAAAGCAACTTGAGTTTGGAATATTGAGAAAGACAATCCCacagaaacaatcaaaaagaaGATTACCATTAAGCGCTGGGCAGAGAAAATAGAATTCATAACAGCTACATATCTAAAAAAGAACAAAGCCCTTCATGAGTCCAGAGACATAAAGGAGAAACATATTgcaaatggaaaaagaaaaaggttacaGAAGACCATACTGTTCCGGGCCATCTGGAGAACCTTGCAAGCATAAAATCTGTATTTCATACATATGCCAATAGCACAATCAGTTCTATATAAAGGGCCTATGCAATGAATAGACAAGATCATAATAATAGAGAGGGGTCTATGTCTATATGTAAGAAACAAGACTTTAAGATGAAAATCCCAACAGAGGAATCAAgaatgtactatatatatgacaatCATACTGAAAACGCACCCGAGGCTGGGGATGAAGATGTCCAGAACGGAAAACCCTCTGTATATCTAGCCAGGaagtttagagaaaaaaataaaaaagaagactgataaaccaaatatataaccAGATGGCCTGAGAAGAGTGGAAGCTAAGGTTTCAATATTACTAGCAGATGTTATGCAAACAAAGCCTATCAATTTATACAGAAAACCACACACAATAACAAAAGAGTGATCAAAATGCTAAATGATTAGTCTAGAGGATACAGCAAAGAGCCATGGAGAGTGATCCTGATAAGAGACAAGAAGGAGTTCTATCCTCATGCCCCTCCTCCCTGCTGAGCTCCTCATCTTTGGTAACAAAATCTTCCAGTTTCTTcagcaaagaagcaaagagaggaGGCATCCCGGTTCCTCTGCTCTCGAAATTCCCATGATTAGATGTCAAAGACGAATCATAAATGTAATCACAGGAACTGTATCCAGTAGCTATTACTACAACTTGGTTCAATTGATTCAACCCCAAAACCGCATTCAGAAACGCAAGCACCTACACATAACAGCAATCACCACCCATATATCTGAATTAACAAACTAAACGAAgcattgaaacaaaacaaacaaaaacttacaTGAGAAAGGAATTGAGAGAATGTAATCGAAGTATTGCTCCAGAAAAGGGGATTCGTATCAAGCAACAAGACTAGAAGACTAACATCGTCTGCAACCGAACAAAACAAATCACGATTAATCAGACTTTTATACGAATGCAGCATCAATGATTGACGCAGGTATGTTAGGGTCTCGAAAGTAAGAACCTGAATACTGCTTAGAAGCAACGGAAGGCATAGTTTACACGAAATCCAAGTCAGAAATATAACAGTGTACCGGGAGAATTTCCCGGGGGAAACGAGACTCAATTATGCTAACACTCAGTGCCGAGAAATCgtctttctcttctccaacTAGTTCTATAAATCGAGGTTTCGGATGCTATGTGAGAACTGAGAGAGAACTTCCAAAGGGGTGGTGATTTTAATCTGAACTGATTCGGTAAGAGCCGGGTCCGTCAAACGGGTTTGGATCTGACAATTATATACGACGAATAAAGCCCAAATATGGCGTTTGTTCAATtttccaaggaaaaaaaaaataagcccAATGGGCATGTGCGTGtccaatttatttaattatataatatattttttttggcgATATCGGAGATGGCCGGCGCCATTGCAGAGCATTTGCACGATGGCGCCTAAAAGTAAATTATTGGTTGGTCATTTTCATTAGACGCCCTTCAGCCTCCATGGTACATTGAACCTCACAAAATAGACGTTAcacttttaaactctccaacacaaattataaaactataatcCATTCCACTTGTTAGTaatcttattattcttttaccACTATGCATAATGTGAGTTTGAGTGACAGCACATCcacaacactttttttttgaataaatacaTCTAAATGACTAAATCTAATCGTCATCTCAATCCATACTAGCCAGTTTCGGGGTTAGTAGGACAGATTACAGTCCCATGCATTTAACCTCGTGCAAGATTCAACATAATCACTAGTTGCCATATttagataaaacataaaactaaattaaaaaagattaatattagTGTCAGTGATTGATTACTATTTTAAAGCAACCTTCGCAGGCTCCTCACTTAAATCCCACTCAAACTCCAAATAAAAGCTGCAGTTtccatcactcttcttcttctaaaattttcaaatcatcATTATCACTTTTAATTACTTCAATGGCTCTTGTTCGTGAACGCCGTCAGATCAACCTCCGTCTACCTCTTCCACCTCTCTCAGATCGCCTCCCCTGTTTCTCCTTTCcctcctccaccgccgccgccgTCGCATCCACCGCTATCACCAACGGGATCTCCGCTTCGGATATCGAGAAACTCCACGTCCTCGGAAGCGGAAACGGCGGGATCGTATACAAAGTCCGACACAAAACCACGGCGGAGCTTTACGCTCTGAAAACGGTCAACGGCGACATGAGTCCGACTTTTACGAGACAACTGACGCGCGAGATGGAGATCCTCCGCCGCACGGACTCTCCCTACGTCGTCCGGTGCCACGGTATCTTCGAGAAACCAATCTCCGGAGAGGTTTCAATTCTCATGGAGTACATGGACGGCGGAAACCTAGAATCTATCCGCGGCGCCGTAACAGAGAAACAACTCGCCGGGTTTTCCCGCCAGATTTTAAAAGGACTGAGCTATCTCCACTCGCTCAAGATCGTTCACAGAGACATCAAACCTGCAAACCTCCTCTTGAACTCGAGAAACGAAGTTAAAATCGCCGATTTCGGAGTGAGCAAAATCATGATCCGGTCGTTGGATTACTGCGATTCGTTCGTCGGCACGTGCGCTTACATGAGCCCCGAGAGATTCGATTCCGTCGCCGGAGAGAACTCCGATGTATACTCAGGCGATATATGGAGTTTTGGATTGATGATGCTCGAGCTATTCGTCGGACATTTTCCGTTACTTCCTCGGGGACAGAGACCTGATTGGGCGACGCTGATGTGCGCCGTGTGCTTCGGAGAACCGCCGCGTGCGCCGGAAGGATGTTCCGACGAGTTTAGgagttttgttgattgttgtctACGTAAAGAATCGAGTGAGAGGTGGACGGCGTCGCAGCTTCTCGGTCACTCTTTTCTCCGTCAAAGTGTTTAGATCCGATTGCTCTTGTGGTAGAGTCTTAgttgtatacttgtatataCTTTTCAATTATCTCTACAAGAAGTGGTTACGATAACCACTTGCATTGTTACAAATTCGTGTATTCATTACAACTAAAATGAACGTGATACAAAATGGTGTCGAGATAATTCCTACGAAACAGAGCAACTCTTCCTAGGTATTTCTTCCTCGCATATCCCTCTTTACTAGAAGTTTAGAAGGAGCAAGGAACTGCTACATTTGGTTTGAGCAACTTAAACCCGCTTGTGTAGCCAATCCAATATGACTCCAGCGATAGCTTCCCGCTCTGGTTCAAAGAGCAGATCATGTAGCAACCCGTCGAACAGCTTGATCGACTTATCCGACGAGGAAGCCTCCTCGTATAGCTTCTGAGTACCTCTGGGATCAGTAACTGTATCAGCTGTGCCGTGTAGCACAAGAAACGGGACCTTGATTCTGTTCAGATTCCGCAGCAAATGGGCAGCAATTCTAAGGATCTCNNNNNNNNNNNNNNNNNNNNNNNNNNNNNNNNNNNNNNNNNNNNNNNNNNNNNNNNNNNNNNNNNNNNNNNNNNNNNNNNNNNNNNNNNNNNNNNNNNNNNNNNNNNNNNNNNNNNNNNNNNNNNNNNNNNNNNNNNNNNNNNNNNNNNNNNNNNNNNNNNNNNNNNNNNNNNNNNNNNNNNNNNNNNNNNNNNNNNNNNNNNNNNNNNNNNNNNNNNNNNNNNNNNNNNNNNNNNNNNNNNNNNNNNNNNNNNNNNNNNNNNNNNNNNNNNNNNNNNNNNNNNNNNNNNNNNNNNNNNNNNNNNNNNNNNNNNNNNNNNNNNNNNNNNNNNNNNNNNNNNNNNNNNNNNNNNNNNNNNNNNNNNNNNNNNNNNNNNNNNNNNNNNNNNNNNNNNNNNNNNNNNNNNNNNNNNNNNNNNNNNNNNNNNNNNNNNNNNNNNNNNNNNNNNNNNNNNNNNNNNNNNNNNNNNNNNNNNNNNNNNNNNNNNNNNNNNNNNNNNNNNNNNNNNNNNNNNNNNNNNNNNNNNNNNNNNNNNNNNNNNNNNNNNNNNNNNNNNNNNNNNNNNNNNNNNNNNNNNNNNNNNNNNNNNNNNNNNNNNNNNNNNNNNNNNNNNNNNNNNNNNNNNNNNNNNNNNNNNNNNNNNNNNNNNNNNNNNNNNNNNNNNNNNNNNNNNNNNNNNNNNNNNNNNNNNNNNNNNNNNNNNNNNNNNNNNNNNNNNNNNNNNNNNNNNNNNNNNNNNNNNNNNNNNNNNNNNNNNNNNNNNNNNNNNNNNNNNNNNNNNNNNNNNNNNNNNNNNNNNNNNNNNNNNNNNNNNNNNNNNNNNNNNNNNNNNNNNNNNNNNNNNNNNNNNNNNNNNNNNNNNNNNNNNNNNNNNNNNNNNNNNNNNNNNNNNNNNNNNNNNNNNNNNNNNNNNNNNNNNNNNNNNNNNNNNNNNNNNNNNNNNNNNNNNNNNNNNNNNNNNNNNNNNNNNNNNNNNNNNNNNNNNNNNNNNNNNNNNNNNNNNNNNNNNNNNNNNNNNNNNNNNNNNNNNNNNNNNNNNNNNNNNNNNNNNNNNNNNNNNNNNNNNNNNNNNNNNNNNNNNNNNNNNNNNNNNNNNNNNNNNNNNNNNNNNNNNNNNNNNNNNNNNNNNNNNNNNNNNNNNNNNNNNNNNNNNNNNNNNNNNNNNNNNNNNNNNNNNNNNNNNNNNNNNNNNNNNNNNNNNNNNNNNNNNNNNNNNNNNNNNNNNNNNNNNNNNNNNNNNNNNNNNNNNNNNNNNNNNNNNNNNNNNNNNNNNNNNNNNNNNNNNNNNNNNNNNNNNNNNNNNNNNNNNNNNNNNNNNNNNNNNNNNNNNNNNNNNNNNNNNNNNNNNNNNNNNNNNNNNNNNNNNNNNNNNNNNNNNNNNNNNNNNNNNNNNNNNNNNNNNNNNNNNNNNNNNNNNNNNNNNNNNNAAAAAAGTTTGACAAATTGTTCAGATTCTTGAGATTTGGCTAAGCTTACGCCGAAGATAGGATGAGATGGTTGGACTCCAACAGCGGGTGAAGTTAGCACAATCCCTGAAACTCTAGCTTCGATCTTTGCATCTAGCATAGCCTGCAATAATATAAGTTATATAGTTAACTTATGGTTTAAAGAGCAATGATATGAACGTGTTTGAAGATCTTTTAACCTTTAAAATAATGGCTCCTCCTGTTGAATGGCCAACACAGAAACAGGGCAATCCCGGGTTTTCTGCAATTACCTTCTCAAGAAACGATTTCtgcaaacattttatttatttcagagGCAGTTTAGTGTTTAAGCACTGGTATGAATTAAGCGAATGGCATGTCTTTGAAACTGAAAAGGTGATCATACCAAATCAGCGACAGCAAAATCAAGAGAAGGAACGTAAGCATGAAGTCCATCGCTTCCACCATGACCTATTTATTTGAGCAAGATAAAACTTAATTCAGTATCGCAATAAAGAAATTATACACTGACAAACGCTTAACACAAGCACTTTGAATTGGTAAAGTGGTTTTACCGATCCAATCTATCCCATAGACCTTGAATCCTATAGCATTTAGCTGCTTTGCGAAATTACTATACCTGCCACTGTTGAGCATTTGAATAAAGTTCACCgttaattttcttatatggaAGTAGAGTTCATGATCAAACTTAAAACTACACAACAAACCTGTGTTCGTTCAGACCATGTAGCAGAACAACAAATCCCCTACAAGCAAACCCACAAAAAGATATCAGGTATAGGACCTAGGTAACCAAACAAGATATAATAGAAGAAGACTATAAACAAGAGACTAAAGATACAACACTGGAAAAATAGGTGACGCAAAGTTATGTTTAGTCAGAAATCTTGAAGATCAATGTACACCAACACTCAAGACTTGGTCATGACAGACTCATGAGAAAAATTTCTAATGTATAATGTATGATACATAGATCTTCAAGATCTGTTGACTAGTAAGCAGAATCACCTCCTAAAGATTATCTCTGATCTTCACATGAATCGAACTAGTctcaaacaagcaacaacacaATGAAGCCAAGAAATGCtactaattaaaacaaatgcTGGTAATGACAAATCTTTTTATCGTGTTAGTCTAAATAGCTCTTATCTAATAAAAATCTAAGTAAGACACGACTGAATGCAAGGTAATAGTTAGGACCAGCTGAGAAAACGATATAGGAATCCAAGAAAAACCCCTAGAAAACGACATTATTCTCATTAATTAAGCTCAAAATCTCGTGAACCACAGGTCTCAAGACAGAGGGGGACCTCGTTCTTATTGCTTTTAGTTACTCAacatagccaaaaaaaaaaaaaaaaaggctaaaagATCTTTCTACATTCACGAAGTTGTTTTCCAGACAAACAATCGAATCAATCATCGAGAAGAGACAAAACAAGTAAGAAAACGAGAAGTGACCTGATCTTAGAAGAGTCAACAGGTGTCCATGACTGAGTGAACAACGTGTCACCTCTCTTGGACGTGAATAGCGAGAAATCTCTGACGGAGCTTCCATCGCCACCGTTATCCTCCAAAACCCGCCTCATAGCCAAATCTCATCTCACAGCCACTTCGTCATCAACCacagtcgtcgtcgtcgtcgtcgtcgaagaagaagaagaaggggaaacACCGCAACCGatgctcctcttcctcttcttctgtgATGATCTTCTTAATCTCATTGGCATCATCGTGTCCACCGACACTGATGATGATGGTCGAATAGCTACGACACTGATGGAGAGATCATTTCGAATTCGAGTCCGGTTTACATGAAATCCGGAAGATTGTTTGATGGGTAACCTTAGAAATGGGTTTAGAGTAGCAATTGCGATCGTTCCTCTACTTGAACAGATCATAAACGAAGCAAATTCAAAAGACGATTTTGTATCgcctttacaaaaaaaaaaaaaaaatcaaaatttggggtttttcagaacggaaaaaaaaaaaacagagcttcgAGTAAATGAGAGAAGCAGGATCGACAAGACAGTGATGAAGCAATTTGGTGAAAAACTTTCTTAGAAGAATAATTCCAGAgaaccatatataaaaaagaaatgttgtTGTGGTTAGTAGTAGCTGAGATATGTTTATGAGACGGTTGTCCAGCGAAAAGAACGAGGAGAGAGTCTTCTAAAATATCTCACGTGGCGC from Camelina sativa cultivar DH55 chromosome 3, Cs, whole genome shotgun sequence includes:
- the LOC104775950 gene encoding RNA polymerase II transcription factor B subunit 4, which translates into the protein MPSVASKQYSDDVSLLVLLLDTNPLFWSNTSITFSQFLSHVLAFLNAVLGLNQLNQVVVIATGYSSCDYIYDSSLTSNHGNFESRGTGMPPLFASLLKKLEDFVTKDEELSREEGHEDRTPSCLLSGSLSMALCYIQRVFRSGHLHPQPRILCLQGSPDGPEQYVAVMNSIFSAQRLMVPIDSCYIGVQNSAFLQQASYITGGVHHTPKQLDGLFQYLTTIFATDLHSRGFVQLPKPIGVDFRASCFCHKKTIDMGYICSVCLSIFCEHHKKCSTCGSVFGQSKLDEASSVSDKKRKAPHT
- the LOC104775951 gene encoding mitogen-activated protein kinase kinase 7 produces the protein MALVRERRQINLRLPLPPLSDRLPCFSFPSSTAAAVASTAITNGISASDIEKLHVLGSGNGGIVYKVRHKTTAELYALKTVNGDMSPTFTRQLTREMEILRRTDSPYVVRCHGIFEKPISGEVSILMEYMDGGNLESIRGAVTEKQLAGFSRQILKGLSYLHSLKIVHRDIKPANLLLNSRNEVKIADFGVSKIMIRSLDYCDSFVGTCAYMSPERFDSVAGENSDVYSGDIWSFGLMMLELFVGHFPLLPRGQRPDWATLMCAVCFGEPPRAPEGCSDEFRSFVDCCLRKESSERWTASQLLGHSFLRQSV